A window from Peromyscus eremicus chromosome 1, PerEre_H2_v1, whole genome shotgun sequence encodes these proteins:
- the LOC131901422 gene encoding olfactory receptor 52K1-like gives MVNNTTHHYISFFYLVGIPGLEDFHCFISIPVCFLFVLTLLGNSIIIATVKLEPSLHQPMYFFLCMLAMTDMLLTCSTALKMLGIFWFNEHWIEFDVCLTQMYFIHTLCIFESAILVAMAFDRFVAICIPLHYSTILTTSMVIKLGFVGLSRALFMALPCPFLIKSLPYYTSYIINHAYCEHMAVVKLASANTLVSRAYGISVALSVILLDLWLIATSYVKILQAVFRLSSQNARSKALGTCAAHVCTILAFYTPGLFSFLTHRIGKNVSPSVHIILSTLYLLVPPTVNPLVYGIKTKQIRDRVLSLFSHLKITEY, from the coding sequence ATGGTAAACAATACAACACATCACTACATTTCATTTTTCTACCTGGTTGGTATTCCTGGCTTGGAAGATTTTCATTGCTTCATCAGCattcctgtctgtttcctgtttgtCCTGACTTTGCTGGGGAACAGCATAATCATTGCTACTGTCAAACTAGAACCAAGCCTACACCAGCCTATGTATTTCTTCCTTTGCATGCTGGCAATGACTGATATGCTTCTAACCTGTTCCACAGCCCTGAAAATGCTTGGTATTTTCTGGTTTAATGAACACTGGATTGAGTTTGATGTCTGTCTAACTCAAATGTACTTTATCCACACACTGTGTATTTTTGAGTCAGCCATCCTGGTAGCCATGGCTTTTGATCGTTTTGTAGCCATTTGCATCCCACTACATTATTCAACTATTCTTACAACATCTATGGTTATTAAACTGGGCTTTGTTGGCTTGAGCCGAGCTCTGTTCATGGCTTTGCCTTGTCCTTTTCTCATTAAAAGCCTGCCCTACTACACAAGCTATATTATCAATCATGCCTACTGTGAGCATATGGCTGTGGTGAAATTAGCCAGTGCCAACACTCTCGTTAGCAGAGCATATGGAATCTCAGTGGCCCTTTCTGTGATACTATTGGATCTATGGCTGATAGCCACATCCTATGTAAAAATTCTCCAAGCAGTGTTTCGCCTTTCTTCCCAGAATGCCCGCTCTAAAGCCCTGGGCACCTGTGCTGCCCATGTGTGTACCATTCTTGCCTTCTATACACCTGGACTGTTTAGCTTCCTAACTCATCGCATTGGCAAGAATGTATCTCCAAGTGTCCATATCATTTTGTCCACCCTGTACCTTCTAGTGCCCCCCACAGTCAATCCCTTGGTGTATGGTATCAAGACAAAACAGATTCGGGACCGAGTGCTGAGCCTCTTCTCACACTTGAAAATTACTGAGtactaa